TGGATGACCGGCTAGCCCCGCCTGAGGGCGAGGCGGAGGAGCCGTCCGCAGAGGGCGCCGCCCAGCAGCCAGGCCGCTGCGACCAGCAGCAGTACCCGGCTGACGGGGAGCAGCACGGGGAAGTACTTCCAGAGGAACTCCAGCAGCCGGAAGAACAGGTAGTAGATGAAGGCGACGATGAGCCAGCCGGTCATGGTGAGGCGCGAGAGGTGGATGAGGTGGCGCAGCAGGCCGTGGACCAGCGGGCTGCTGCCGACGGTGCCCGCCAGCTGCTCCTCGGCCTCCAGCAGGCCGGGGATGTGCCGGAGCGCATCCTTCAGCACCCGGCGCGCCTCGGGCACGCGGCCGGCCTTGCGGTGCAGGGCCGCCGCGTTGAGGTACGCCTCGGGCTCCTGCGGGGCGGCCTCCATGGCCCGGGTGAACTGCTCCAGGGCAGCGGCCTCGTCGCCTGAGGCCGCCAGGGCCAGGCCCAGCTGGTTCAGCGCACCTGGATGGTCGGGCGCCGAGAGCAGCGCCTGCCGGGCCGTGGCCGCCGCGGCGGCGGGGTCGCCGTTCTCCCGGCGGCAGGCAGCCAGCGTGGCCAGGTAGTCCGGGTGGCCGGGCAGGAGCCGGCACGCGGCTTCGGCCGCCTCCAGGGCCCGGGCGCGGTCGCCGCGCCCGAGTTCGGCGCGGCTGAGGACGTGGTACAGCCACGCCTTGCGGGGAGCCCTCCCCGCCGCCTCCCGGGCGGCCGTGGCGGCCTCCTCGTACCGCTCCAGGGCCACGAGGCTGGCCGCGGCCAGTCCCAGCACGTCCGGCGGGAGCGGGCCGGAACGGGAGCGCTGGTCCACCTCAGCCAGCAGCGCGCTGTGTTCGCCATTGCGGTAGGTCTCCAGCAGGGGCAGCGCGTCGGGCTGAAGCTGATCGACTTCAGCACGAGACATGACCATAGGTAAGATTTCCCCCTCCCCGCAGTGTCTGGTTTGCCTGATTCGTCGCGAGAGCGCCGCTACCCTTTCGCGGCGCTGCCCGTCCCTGCCTGCAGGGTGGGAGAGGTGGTCAACTGGCGCCCGGACGGGCCGTCGAACGCTTCGGTTCTGGAGGGCAGCACCCCGAAAGAGCCGTGAGGGGGCGCCTTC
This is a stretch of genomic DNA from Symbiobacterium terraclitae. It encodes these proteins:
- a CDS encoding tetratricopeptide repeat protein, whose product is MVMSRAEVDQLQPDALPLLETYRNGEHSALLAEVDQRSRSGPLPPDVLGLAAASLVALERYEEAATAAREAAGRAPRKAWLYHVLSRAELGRGDRARALEAAEAACRLLPGHPDYLATLAACRRENGDPAAAAATARQALLSAPDHPGALNQLGLALAASGDEAAALEQFTRAMEAAPQEPEAYLNAAALHRKAGRVPEARRVLKDALRHIPGLLEAEEQLAGTVGSSPLVHGLLRHLIHLSRLTMTGWLIVAFIYYLFFRLLEFLWKYFPVLLPVSRVLLLVAAAWLLGGALCGRLLRLALRRG